A window of Streptomyces armeniacus contains these coding sequences:
- a CDS encoding chitinase → MPVTASAGQSGQDGKGDSAAEFIVSEAQFNEMFPGRNAFYTYQGLVDALSAYPEFANTGDETVKKQEAAAFLANVSHETGGLVHVVEQNEENYPHYCDDTQPYGCPAGNDAYYGRGPIQLSWNFNYKAAGDALGIDLLNDPFLVEKDPAVAWKTGIWYWMTQSGPGTMPAHEAITGGHGFGETIRAINGSLECNGGNPEQVQSRIDKYKQFTQVLGTTPGENLSC, encoded by the coding sequence GTGCCCGTCACCGCGTCCGCCGGACAGAGCGGACAGGACGGCAAGGGCGACTCGGCCGCCGAGTTCATCGTCAGCGAGGCCCAGTTCAACGAGATGTTCCCGGGCCGGAACGCCTTCTACACGTACCAGGGCCTCGTCGACGCCCTCAGCGCGTACCCGGAGTTCGCGAACACCGGTGACGAGACCGTCAAGAAGCAGGAGGCCGCGGCCTTCCTCGCGAACGTCAGCCACGAGACCGGCGGCCTCGTCCACGTCGTGGAGCAGAACGAGGAGAACTACCCGCACTACTGCGACGACACCCAGCCCTACGGCTGCCCCGCCGGCAACGACGCCTACTACGGCCGCGGCCCGATCCAGCTGAGCTGGAACTTCAACTACAAGGCCGCGGGCGACGCGTTGGGCATCGACCTGCTCAACGACCCGTTCCTGGTGGAGAAGGACCCGGCCGTCGCCTGGAAGACCGGCATCTGGTACTGGATGACCCAGTCCGGCCCCGGCACCATGCCCGCCCACGAGGCGATCACGGGCGGCCACGGCTTCGGCGAGACGATCCGCGCGATCAACGGCTCGCTGGAGTGCAACGGCGGCAACCCGGAGCAGGTGCAGAGCCGGATCGACAAGTACAAGCAGTTCACCCAGGTTCTCGGCACGACCCCGGGCGAGAACCTGAGCTGCTGA
- a CDS encoding MFS transporter has protein sequence MSSAPRWLAPYARLFAVPGAAAFTAGNLMARLPMGMFTVAAVMMIAGSRGSYALAGAVTATGLAATAVVGPLTARLTDRYGQRRVVVPAACVAALGSLALVACVRWDAPDWSLFAAYAATATTPNTGGMARARWAYVHRDDAAARHTANSFEQAADELCFMLGPVLAALLCTAFFPEAGTLAGAVLLVTGVLLFAAQRRTEPPVAARGTDGGRAPVRLRGMPPLLITFLCTGAVFGALEVVTLAYADESGHAAAGGPVLALQAAGSAVAGLVFGALRPGGGPVVRRFTVCVAVMAGLMTLPLLASGAAAEALAGAGSGSGNLLLLAAALLLAGTGTAPTMVTGMTLIQRITPAARLNEGMTLAVTALLGGIAAGSAAGGWAAQHLGGGAAAGYWVPAAAAALAAASATAGFRRHGPLVAEDPAEDPVTEGSFSSSGSRPGSCREPG, from the coding sequence ATGTCCTCCGCACCCCGCTGGCTCGCCCCGTACGCGCGACTGTTCGCCGTGCCCGGCGCCGCCGCGTTCACCGCCGGAAACCTGATGGCGCGACTGCCCATGGGGATGTTCACGGTCGCCGCCGTCATGATGATCGCCGGTTCGCGGGGCTCGTACGCCCTCGCCGGCGCCGTCACCGCGACCGGCCTCGCGGCGACCGCCGTGGTGGGGCCGCTGACGGCGCGGCTCACCGACCGGTACGGGCAGCGGCGCGTGGTGGTGCCCGCGGCGTGCGTCGCCGCGCTCGGGTCGCTCGCGCTGGTGGCGTGCGTACGCTGGGACGCCCCGGACTGGTCGCTGTTCGCCGCCTACGCCGCGACCGCGACCACCCCGAACACGGGCGGCATGGCACGGGCCCGCTGGGCGTACGTACACCGGGACGACGCCGCCGCGCGGCACACCGCGAACTCCTTCGAACAGGCCGCCGACGAGCTGTGCTTCATGCTCGGGCCGGTGCTCGCGGCGCTGCTGTGCACGGCGTTCTTCCCGGAGGCGGGCACGCTGGCCGGCGCCGTCCTGCTGGTGACCGGGGTGCTGCTGTTCGCCGCGCAGCGGCGCACCGAACCGCCGGTCGCGGCGCGCGGTACGGACGGCGGGCGGGCGCCCGTACGGCTGCGGGGCATGCCGCCGCTGCTGATCACGTTCCTGTGCACGGGCGCGGTGTTCGGCGCGCTGGAGGTGGTGACCCTGGCGTACGCGGACGAGTCGGGGCACGCGGCGGCGGGCGGGCCCGTACTGGCACTGCAGGCGGCGGGCTCGGCGGTGGCCGGGCTGGTCTTCGGGGCGCTGCGGCCGGGCGGCGGGCCGGTCGTACGGCGGTTCACGGTGTGCGTCGCGGTGATGGCCGGGCTGATGACGCTGCCGCTGCTGGCGTCCGGGGCGGCGGCGGAGGCGTTGGCGGGGGCCGGGTCCGGTTCGGGGAACCTGCTGCTGCTCGCCGCGGCGCTGCTGCTCGCGGGCACGGGCACCGCGCCGACCATGGTGACGGGCATGACGCTGATCCAGCGGATCACCCCGGCCGCCCGGCTCAACGAGGGCATGACCCTCGCCGTGACCGCGCTGCTCGGCGGCATCGCGGCCGGTTCGGCGGCCGGCGGCTGGGCGGCCCAGCACCTCGGCGGCGGGGCCGCCGCCGGCTACTGGGTGCCGGCCGCCGCCGCGGCGCTGGCCGCCGCCAGCGCCACGGCGGGTTTCCGTCGGCACGGGCCTCTCGTTGCGGAGGACCCTGCGGAAGACCCGGTCACGGAGGGCTCGTTCAGCAGCTCAGGTTCTCGCCCGGGGTCGTGCCGAGAACCTGGGTGA
- a CDS encoding LysR family transcriptional regulator: MTTAPPPRDTDPRLLRAFVAVAEELHFTRAAARLFVAQQALSRDIRRLEREWGGGPLFLRTTRRVSLTPEGERLLPYARAVLAAYGELAAAVSPYGRPLLVDVAAPVSTGRRVLDAARERAPEVEFVARYHSGLAGAAADLLAGRLDVSFGRAAGLPPEVLAGLGHRLVRYERVAVLLPGDHPLAALPEVPVARLAGETLYAGAGNAETTEWTDYARALFAGRGIELAPPFPKIEGDEEFSRVVRKHRWSVLASEVFTGVPGMVLRPLTGPVPLSPVSLVWRRGLRHPGLDALRSAADVLAAADTTWLRHVPPGSWLPEADARAAGSPV, from the coding sequence GTGACCACCGCCCCGCCGCCCCGCGACACCGACCCCCGCCTGCTGCGCGCCTTCGTCGCCGTCGCCGAGGAGCTGCACTTCACCCGCGCCGCCGCGCGGCTGTTCGTCGCCCAGCAGGCGCTCAGCCGGGACATACGCAGGCTCGAACGCGAGTGGGGCGGCGGCCCGCTGTTCCTCCGTACGACGCGCCGCGTCAGCCTGACGCCGGAGGGCGAGCGGCTGCTGCCGTACGCGCGTGCCGTGCTCGCCGCGTACGGTGAACTGGCCGCCGCCGTCAGCCCGTACGGGCGTCCGCTGCTGGTGGACGTGGCCGCGCCGGTCAGCACCGGCCGGCGGGTGCTGGACGCGGCACGCGAACGGGCGCCCGAGGTCGAGTTCGTGGCCCGCTACCACAGCGGGCTCGCGGGCGCCGCCGCCGATCTCCTCGCGGGGCGGCTCGACGTCTCCTTCGGGCGCGCCGCCGGGCTGCCGCCCGAGGTGCTGGCGGGGCTCGGGCACCGCCTCGTACGGTACGAGCGCGTCGCCGTGCTCCTTCCCGGCGACCACCCGCTGGCCGCGCTCCCCGAGGTGCCGGTGGCGCGGCTCGCGGGGGAGACCCTGTACGCGGGCGCGGGCAACGCCGAGACCACCGAGTGGACCGACTACGCCCGCGCGCTCTTCGCCGGCCGTGGCATCGAACTCGCCCCGCCCTTCCCGAAGATCGAGGGCGACGAGGAATTCAGCCGGGTCGTACGGAAGCACCGCTGGTCCGTGCTGGCGAGCGAGGTGTTCACGGGGGTGCCCGGCATGGTGCTGCGCCCGCTGACCGGCCCGGTGCCGCTGTCCCCGGTCTCCCTGGTGTGGCGCCGCGGCCTGCGCCACCCCGGCCTGGACGCGCTCCGCTCGGCGGCGGACGTGCTGGCCGCGGCGGACACCACGTGGCTCCGCCACGTACCGCCCGGAAGCTGGCTCCCGGAGGCCGACGCGCGCGCCGCCGGATCGCCGGTCTGA
- a CDS encoding dihydrofolate reductase family protein, translated as MRTLISTAFVSLDGVVEAPGGEPGYRNSGWTFKDIEFVPEAYEIKGTEQQEATAMLFGRTSYEAFSPVWPDMEEFADYKLMPKYVVSTTLTDDQLVPGWGETTILRSLDDVAALKETEGGPIIMHGSATLNRNLSDAGLIDRYHLLVFPLLLGAGKRLFSDTDKDTQKLRLVEHEAYANGLQKNVFEVVR; from the coding sequence ATGCGCACCCTCATCAGCACCGCCTTCGTCTCGCTCGACGGCGTCGTGGAGGCTCCGGGCGGCGAGCCCGGCTACCGGAACTCCGGCTGGACCTTCAAGGACATCGAGTTCGTCCCCGAGGCGTACGAGATCAAGGGCACGGAGCAGCAGGAAGCCACCGCGATGCTGTTCGGGCGTACCAGCTACGAGGCGTTCAGCCCCGTCTGGCCGGACATGGAGGAGTTCGCCGACTACAAGCTGATGCCGAAGTACGTCGTCTCCACCACCCTCACCGACGACCAACTCGTGCCGGGCTGGGGCGAGACGACGATCCTGCGGTCACTCGACGACGTCGCCGCGCTGAAGGAGACCGAGGGCGGCCCGATCATCATGCACGGCAGCGCCACCCTGAACCGCAACCTCTCCGACGCCGGCCTGATCGACCGCTACCACCTGCTCGTCTTTCCGCTCCTGCTCGGCGCGGGCAAGCGGCTGTTCAGCGACACCGACAAGGACACGCAGAAGCTGAGGCTCGTCGAGCACGAGGCGTACGCCAACGGCCTCCAGAAGAACGTCTTCGAGGTCGTCCGCTGA
- a CDS encoding DUF397 domain-containing protein has product MNSDLVWFKSSYSGSEGGACIEVAYAWRKSSYSGSEGGDCVEVAACPEAVHVRDSKDVTRPGLTVSPAAWAAFTDFAV; this is encoded by the coding sequence ATGAACAGCGATCTGGTGTGGTTCAAGTCCAGCTACAGCGGCAGCGAGGGCGGCGCATGCATCGAAGTCGCGTACGCCTGGCGCAAGTCGAGCTACAGCGGCAGCGAGGGCGGTGACTGCGTGGAGGTCGCCGCGTGCCCCGAGGCCGTCCACGTACGGGACTCCAAGGACGTGACGCGCCCCGGCCTCACCGTCTCCCCCGCCGCCTGGGCCGCCTTCACCGACTTCGCGGTCTAG
- a CDS encoding helix-turn-helix domain-containing protein produces the protein MNQKKQRKKNASAMRLVGAQLGLFRREARMTQEQLAERVCAEYETIASIEQGRRHLKPDLAEQLDELLETKGALAVALAHMPEMDKYPIWAAEFVDREAEAVALCSFQIQAVPGLLQTEAYARAVFRSRVPALSEDEIEHQVAARMERQDILQRKVPPSASFILSEAVLMDRLGGKEVFRDQLRHLRQCAELPGLSLQIMPFGRATHAALDGPFVLLETPDHEHLAYMETQRGSQLISDQDEVSMLSRKYAMLRTQALNPEDSKDLLDRLRGEA, from the coding sequence ATGAACCAGAAGAAGCAGCGCAAGAAGAACGCGTCCGCGATGCGCCTCGTCGGCGCCCAACTCGGCTTGTTCCGGCGGGAGGCCCGGATGACACAGGAGCAGCTGGCGGAACGGGTCTGCGCGGAGTACGAGACGATCGCCTCGATCGAGCAGGGCCGCCGCCATCTGAAGCCGGACCTGGCGGAGCAGCTGGACGAGCTGCTGGAGACGAAGGGCGCGCTGGCGGTGGCGCTGGCGCACATGCCGGAGATGGACAAGTACCCGATCTGGGCGGCGGAGTTCGTGGACCGCGAGGCGGAGGCGGTGGCGCTGTGCTCGTTCCAGATTCAGGCTGTGCCTGGCCTTCTCCAGACCGAGGCATACGCACGAGCAGTGTTCCGCAGCCGTGTCCCGGCACTCAGCGAGGACGAGATCGAGCACCAAGTGGCGGCGCGGATGGAGCGGCAGGACATTCTGCAGCGCAAGGTGCCGCCGAGCGCAAGCTTCATCCTCTCGGAGGCGGTGCTGATGGACCGCCTGGGCGGGAAGGAGGTCTTCCGCGACCAGCTCCGCCATCTCCGGCAGTGCGCCGAACTGCCGGGCCTCTCCCTCCAGATCATGCCATTCGGACGGGCGACACATGCCGCACTCGATGGCCCGTTCGTCCTGCTGGAAACCCCGGACCACGAGCATCTGGCCTATATGGAGACGCAGCGCGGCAGTCAGCTCATCTCCGACCAGGACGAGGTCAGCATGCTCTCCCGCAAGTATGCGATGCTGCGGACGCAGGCCCTCAACCCCGAGGATTCCAAAGACCTGTTGGACCGGCTGCGAGGAGAGGCATGA
- a CDS encoding ATP-binding protein encodes MDIETQLPRHRERFFRRERRSVPVAREFTRRALTDWGSTERADEVLLCVSELATNALLHGVPPGRGYRLHLWLDCGGLIRVEVHDSGDGHPRARTGVAEEAEGGRGLRLVELFADKWGVGGRNPGKVVWCEFG; translated from the coding sequence ATGGATATCGAGACTCAACTGCCCCGCCACCGCGAGCGCTTCTTCCGTCGTGAGCGGCGATCCGTGCCGGTCGCGCGGGAGTTCACGCGGCGGGCGCTGACCGACTGGGGGAGCACGGAGCGTGCCGACGAGGTGTTGCTGTGTGTGAGCGAGCTGGCGACCAACGCGTTGCTGCACGGCGTACCGCCCGGACGCGGCTACCGGCTCCATCTGTGGCTGGACTGCGGTGGCCTGATCCGGGTGGAGGTGCACGACAGCGGCGACGGCCACCCCCGGGCCCGTACGGGCGTGGCCGAGGAGGCGGAGGGCGGGCGCGGGCTCCGGCTGGTGGAGCTGTTCGCCGACAAGTGGGGCGTCGGGGGGCGGAATCCGGGAAAGGTGGTCTGGTGCGAGTTCGGTTAG